CGGATTTTTGCAATAACGGCTCCTCACtgtgcaaaatatttttttatatttttgttttcaacattttctttaatttgtCATTTATTTTCATCCCAgctgttaaattattttgtgtACTTAACATTGTAGaccaatttatttatattttttaaaaaaaaattatcacgAAAATAGAAATTATATGCCTAGGGATGCCTCCAcgtaattaaattttattaatcatttaaaataaagaaattaTAGGCTAATTGTGCAACAACAAATTCATTAGGACACAGAAGACTCACCTGCCCTAACATTTCATTCGCTCCCAAACACATCGAATGCATCACTATCTTTGTTACGATGACTTAATTACACATTAATCCAATTAGCAGCCATTTTTTCAACAAGCTTATGATGAATTACAGCCTAATCAATGACTAACATAGAGCGTACGTATTGGCAACTATTGATTACACGTACGTATTTAAAACTTTATAAATACACGTAATTATGATTGACCTATGACAATTATTGTAACATTTTAGTGGTTATCATTTCACATTTGATGATTACGAGAATCCAAGTGCTTTATTTCGAAGTAAAACTAATCATGACATAATTGACGGATCCACACACcacaaatttatatatatgcatgcGTGTCAATATATCCAAATCCATATTAACTGAAGTGATTAGaagttaattataaaattaaataataatatacgatgattattttaaaattccgTGGGTAGGTGTGAGGAAAATTATACTTATGCAAGCAAGGAGTAAAAGTAAGCAACTGTATGCTTTAGAAACCCTTACGCTTAAACCTTGCCAACCCCATTCATTCCCATACTAAAAGAGTCGTAAAACAAATGAGCACAACCCCACTTAATTCTATAAATACAcaaagtttaattaatttttattgcatCCTATATTCATGCCTCTTGCACCacaattaataatattaatcaATCATATCCAACAAAGTTCATTTTTAGATATCATTGATTGTTCTTTTCTATAAATATACGAGGAATTTTTTCTACAAAAATATGAGTCCTGAAGATCATTATAATTTGCCATACTTAATCATTGTGCTTTTGTCTTTAAGCCCATGTTGCATTTCTAGAATTCATAAAGATTTACTCGACAATTACATTGAAGAACTAGAATATGGTGGAGTTTATTCTTCATACTATAACCCGATAAGAGGTGTCAAATTTTGTAAATCAGGGAACTTGCCCTATTTCAAGAAGCTGACAAGACTTGTGTCATCAGATAAAACAGTTGATGTACTCAATTATGGAGCTAAAGGTGATGGAAAAACTGATGATAGTAAGGTAAAGTGCTGCACCTGCATGCCCTGCGTTGTTTAAATATATGCTACACGCATTTGTTATATACATGTGATCAGGCATTTCAGAAGGCGTGGAAAGAAGCTTGTTCATTGTCATCAAAAGTTAAATTTGTGGTGCCAAGTACAAAATCTAATTCTTATCGTTTGAAACCGATAAGGTTTAAAGGCCCTTGCAAATCAGACATTACAGTGCAGGCAAGAACAATTTAAATATATGGATCGATAAATGTGCTAGAAACTTATTCAAAATTACTTTACACACGCACATATGCATACAGATTGCTGGAACCATAATCGCATCAGATGATCGTTCCAACTATAAGAAAGATGCCAGACATTGGCTTGTTTTTGACAAAGTGATTAATCTGTCGGTTGGAGGAGGTGGAACCATTGATGGAAATGGAAATGTTTGGTGGGAGAATTCTTGCAAAATAAATAAGAAGAAGgtgacaattttttattttaaaaaaaaaagttcatgcattatatATTCAATCCTTTTATATCACATACATGATCACTTGCTATTCTATAGCTTGAACTAACGATTCTGtatcttttttccttttctttccattttttcttttaatttgcaGCCATGCAAGGGTGCTCCAACGGTACTGTTTCACACGTCCTCATTTTTCTTCTATTCatctaaatataaatttaaaagggTTTACTTATGTTGCCATTTTACTCTATGAAATTTTAGATTTTCGACAGTGGCCGATCAATCTAATTGGTCCCATAAAATTACAACAAATAATTTTTAGGAAAAATTGTAAAAATCCATCATTTAAATTGTCATGTTCTAATTTATCAAAGTTGgatctattttttattaattgatttttaatcTTATAATTTCACCGGATAGCTAATGTGGAGCCAAAAATACTTACGTGTACACCATAAAATGCTTACATGTCTGATATCATGTCAGTACTCCGACAAAATATATCTAAAAACGAACAAAAAACAAAGTTATATGAATAAAAACCAACTTTCATAAGTtagaaaatgaaaacaaaaaatatatatgatatattagTAGACTAAATTGACTAATTTCCCTAATTTTCAGGAGTAATATTTCATATTTGGTTAACATATTTTTTTGCGGATTGAAGTAGGTAGATCCAGTATCTTAAATTAAAACATATGTGTGTGTGCGCGCCCCCGATTGGTCTCATATAGATGAAATAAGTGCAGGCTTTAACCTTCTACAAGTGCAAAAATTTAGTGGTGAAGGATCTGAGGATCCAAAATGCCCAACAAATGCATTTGTCCTTTCAAAATTGTACATATGTCGAAGCTTCCAATCTTGTGGTACATGCTCCAGAGGGAAGTCCTAATACTGATGGAATCCATATCACTGCCACACAAAACATTCAAATCACAAATACCACCATAGCCACAGGTACGTACGTACTTCATCAACATTAATTTGATCTCACAAGATCATTAATTAATACAGTATCTGTAATCACAATCGGCTGGCAAATTGAAACTTGGAAGATTATAAGTTCCATTAATATTGTATTATTGACGTGTCATGCCACACTTGATCCTCATTTGAAACTAAATAATTTCTTTCTTGGAAAAATTAAGGTGATGACTGCATTTCGGTAGCGAATAGATCGGAGAAGATTCAAGCCACCAACAT
The sequence above is a segment of the Primulina tabacum isolate GXHZ01 chromosome 6, ASM2559414v2, whole genome shotgun sequence genome. Coding sequences within it:
- the LOC142547946 gene encoding polygalacturonase-like yields the protein MSPEDHYNLPYLIIVLLSLSPCCISRIHKDLLDNYIEELEYGGVYSSYYNPIRGVKFCKSGNLPYFKKLTRLVSSDKTVDVLNYGAKGDGKTDDSKAFQKAWKEACSLSSKVKFVVPSTKSNSYRLKPIRFKGPCKSDITVQIAGTIIASDDRSNYKKDARHWLVFDKVINLSVGGGGTIDGNGNVWWENSCKINKKKPCKGAPTALTFYKCKNLVVKDLRIQNAQQMHLSFQNCTYVEASNLVVHAPEGSPNTDGIHITATQNIQITNTTIATGDDCISVANRSEKIQATNITCGPGHGISIGSLGSRNSIAHVSDVVVNGAKLFGTTNGGGSGSSSNITFQNVEMKDVKDPIIIDQYYCDQDGPCKKQSSAVQVKNIVFRNITGTSASKVAINFDCSQSHPCQGIVMQNVNLAGNEDIGVEKVTAVCNNVNVRNVGTVSPRCPNK